One stretch of Hevea brasiliensis isolate MT/VB/25A 57/8 chromosome 12, ASM3005281v1, whole genome shotgun sequence DNA includes these proteins:
- the LOC110639953 gene encoding casein kinase II subunit alpha-2-like, producing MLIIKMIKREIKILQNLCGGPNIVMLLDVVRDQHSKTPSLIFEYVKSTDFKVLYPTLTDYDIRYYIYELLKALDYCHSQGIMHRDVKPHNVIMIDHELRKLRLIDWGLAEFYHPSKEYNVRVASRYFKGPELLVDLQDYDYSLDMWSLGCMFAGMIFRKEPFFYGHDNQDQLVKIAKVLGTDELNAYLNKYHLELDCQLAALVGRHA from the exons ATGCTGATAATAAAAATG ATAAAGAGGGAGATTAAAATACTACAGAATCTTTGTGGAGGACCCAATATTGTTATGTTGCTTGATGTTGTCAGAGATCAGCACTCAAAAACCCCTAGCTTGATTTTTGAATATGTGAAGAGTACAGATTTTAAAGTTTTGTACCCAACATTGACAGATTATGACATTCGCTACTATATATATGAGCTTCTCAAG GCACTAGATTATtgccattcacaaggcataatgcATAGAGATGTGAAACCTCACAATGTAATAATGATTGACCATGAGTTGCGGAAGCTACGCCTGATTGACTGGGGACTTGCAGAATTCTACCATCCTAGCAAAGAATATAATGTCAGAGTAGCTTCAAG GTACTTTAAGGGGCCTGAACTCCTTGTTGATTTACAAGACTATGATTATTCCTTAGACATGTGGAGTCTTGGCTGTATGTTTGCAGGAATG ATTTTTCGGAAGGAGCCATTCTTTTACGGTCATGACAATCAAGACCAGCTTGTCAAAATTGCTAAG GTTCTTGGTACAGATGAGTTAAATGCGTATTTGAACAAGTATCACTTGGAACTAGATTGTCAGCTTGCAGCTCTTGTCGGCAGGCATGCCTAA
- the LOC110639996 gene encoding uncharacterized protein LOC110639996 isoform X2 → MSSISSIRNISKRNLCSNFFIGTSLPSLQWRFYSRARSPQQFTRTINLKVSPFLYTPFPSHPFSTLNSKSKVGFIGWYLGKLDSRPILTKTITTSLIFAAADLTAQMLSPSSGSGSFDLIRTLRMAAYGLLILGPSQHLWFNLMSKTLPKRDVLTTLKKTFMGQAIYGPANAIVFFSYNAALQAIGEQCVCISMDNLFNIHGKLTKSDHQLIFRILLQIIHSLYAL, encoded by the exons ATGAGCAGCATTTCTTCAATAAGAAATATCAGCAAACGCAACCTATGTTCCAATTTTTTTATTGGAACTTCCCTTCCAAGCCTACAATGGAGATTCTACAGTCGCGCTCGCTCTCCTCAGCAATTCACCAGAACCATAAACCTCAAAGTCTCTCCCTTTCTCTATACACCGTTTCCCTCGCATCCCTTTTCGACTTTGAATTCGAAATCTAAAGTTGGATTTATAGGATGGTATTTGGGGAAGCTCGATTCACGCCCAATCCTGACGAAAACTATCACAACTTCTCTTATTTTCGCCGCTGCTGACTTGACCGCTCAG ATGTTGTCACCATCATCTGGATCTGGTTCATTTGACTTAATAAGGACACTACGCATGGCTGCATATGGGTTGCTGATTTTAGGGCCATCACAGCATCTGTGGTTCAATCTTATGTCAAAAACTTTGCCAAAACGTGATGTGTTGACTACCTTGAAGAAAACTTTTATGGGACAGGCTATTTATGGACCTGCTAATGCCATTGTTTTCTTCTCCTACAATGCAGCTTTACAAG CCATTGGTGAACAGTGTGTGTGCATATCTATGGACAATCTATTTAACATACATGGCAAGCTTACAAAAAGTGATCACCAGTTAATCTTTAGAATTTTACTTCAAATCATCCACAGCTTGTACGCACTATGA
- the LOC110639996 gene encoding protein SYM1 isoform X1, translating to MSSISSIRNISKRNLCSNFFIGTSLPSLQWRFYSRARSPQQFTRTINLKVSPFLYTPFPSHPFSTLNSKSKVGFIGWYLGKLDSRPILTKTITTSLIFAAADLTAQMLSPSSGSGSFDLIRTLRMAAYGLLILGPSQHLWFNLMSKTLPKRDVLTTLKKTFMGQAIYGPANAIVFFSYNAALQGESGDEIVARLKRDVLPTLRNGLLYWPFCDFFTYKFVPVHLQPLVNSVCAYLWTIYLTYMASLQKVITS from the exons ATGAGCAGCATTTCTTCAATAAGAAATATCAGCAAACGCAACCTATGTTCCAATTTTTTTATTGGAACTTCCCTTCCAAGCCTACAATGGAGATTCTACAGTCGCGCTCGCTCTCCTCAGCAATTCACCAGAACCATAAACCTCAAAGTCTCTCCCTTTCTCTATACACCGTTTCCCTCGCATCCCTTTTCGACTTTGAATTCGAAATCTAAAGTTGGATTTATAGGATGGTATTTGGGGAAGCTCGATTCACGCCCAATCCTGACGAAAACTATCACAACTTCTCTTATTTTCGCCGCTGCTGACTTGACCGCTCAG ATGTTGTCACCATCATCTGGATCTGGTTCATTTGACTTAATAAGGACACTACGCATGGCTGCATATGGGTTGCTGATTTTAGGGCCATCACAGCATCTGTGGTTCAATCTTATGTCAAAAACTTTGCCAAAACGTGATGTGTTGACTACCTTGAAGAAAACTTTTATGGGACAGGCTATTTATGGACCTGCTAATGCCATTGTTTTCTTCTCCTACAATGCAGCTTTACAAG GTGAAAGTGGTGATGAGATTGTTGCTAGATTGAAGCGTGATGTGCTCCCAACATTGAGAAATGGTCTTTTGTAttggccattctgtgatttttttACATACAAATTTGTTCCAGTTCATCTACAG CCATTGGTGAACAGTGTGTGTGCATATCTATGGACAATCTATTTAACATACATGGCAAGCTTACAAAAAGTGATCACCAGTTAA